The following are from one region of the Nicotiana tabacum cultivar K326 chromosome 3, ASM71507v2, whole genome shotgun sequence genome:
- the LOC107766420 gene encoding uncharacterized protein LOC107766420, with translation MVNKIIKAKKTFMEIGFSYDDIMKMNNCSIKDIYHRLRGRFDKVSWRRVVCHNTGCPRWTFVLTMAAHGKLYTRDRLQSWGVQVDQECVLCKQANETIQHLFFECSYANALWSTLLAWQGIKRSVNGWDEELRWAEKWTKRKIAAAELYKMVLAATVYYVWQERNAQTFQAKTKGWELICKKIIQELHCRSSRHTEKILHSLDWYPLQ, from the coding sequence ATGGTAAATAAGATCATTAAAGCAAAGAAGACATTTATGGAGATAGGATTCAGCTATGATGATATCATGAAGATGAACAACTGTTCGATAAAAGACATATACCACAGACTGCGAGGAAGATTTGACAAAGTCAGCTGGAGAAGAGTCGTTTGTCACAACACAGGATGCCCCAGGTGGACTTTTGTTCTAACTATGGCAGCACATGGCAAATTATACACAAGAGATAGACTACAGAGTTGGGGAGTACAAGTGGATCAAGAATGTGTTCTATGCAAGCAAGCTAATGAAACCATACAACATTTGTTCTTTGAATGCTCATATGCAAATGCATTATGGAGCACACTGTTAGCATGGCAAGGAATTAAAAGATCAGTAAATGGATGGGATGAGGAACTAAGATGGGCTGAGAAGTGGACTAAGAGGAAAATAGCAGCAGCTGAGCTATATAAAATGGTATTAGCAGCAACAGTGTACTATGTGTGGCAAGAAAGGAATGCTCAAACTTTCCAAGCTAAGACAAAAGGGTGGGAGTTAATATGCAAGAAGATAATACAAGAGCTGCATTGTCGAAGTAGTAGGCATACAGAGAAAATCCTACATAGCCTAGACTGGTATCCATTGCAATAG